Proteins from one Juglans microcarpa x Juglans regia isolate MS1-56 chromosome 1S, Jm3101_v1.0, whole genome shotgun sequence genomic window:
- the LOC121247208 gene encoding ubiquitin carboxyl-terminal hydrolase 7-like isoform X2, translating to MITVSVKWQKELFKDVEIDTTQPPYVFKCQLYDLTGVPPERQKIMVKGGLLKDDADWSTLGVKEGQKLMMMGTADEIIKAPEKGPVFVEDLPEEEQVVAMGHSAGLFNLGNTCYMNSTVQCLHSVPELKSALVKYSHSGRSNDVDQSSHMLTIATRDLFNELDKSVKPVAPMQFWMVLRKKYPQFGQLHNGVFMQQDAEECWTQILYTLSQSLKSTDSSEIPHTVKALFGIELVSRVYCQESGEESSETESVYSLKCHISHEVNHLHEGLKHGLKSELEKASPSLGRSAIYLKESRINGLPRYLTIQFVRFFWKRESNQKAKILRKVDYPLELDVYDLCSDDLRKKLEAPRKVLRDEEGKKLGLKASKDAAGSKGDFKMSDAEGSSNGSGEPSITASQEDSETHLTGIYDLVAVLTHKGRSADSGHYVAWVKQESGKWIEYDDDSPIAQREEDITKLSGGGDWHMAYICMYKARVVPM from the exons ATGATTACAG TGAGTGTAAAGTGGCAAAAGGAGCTGTTTAAAGATGTGGAAATCGATACTACACAGCCTCCTTATGTCTTCAAGTGTCAGCTCTATGATCTAACTGGGGTTCCTCCCGAAAGGCAGAAGATTATGGTTAAGGGTGGTTTACTCAAA GATGATGCAGATTGGTCGACATTAGGAGTAAAAGAG GGTCAAAAATTAATGATGATGGGAACTGCAGATGAGATTATTAAAGCTCCAGAGAAGGGACCTGTTTTTGTTGAAGATCTTCCAGAAGAAGAGCAAGTGGTTGCCATG GGTCATAGTGCCGGTCTATTTAATCTCGGAAACACCTGTTACATGAACTCCACGGTACAATGTCTCCATTCTGTTCCAGAGTTAAAGTCAGCTTTGGTCAA GTATTCACACTCTGGAAGAAGCAATGATGTGGATCAGTCTTCTCACATGTTGACTATAGCAACACGCGATTTATTTAATGAGCTTGATAAAAGTGTCAAGCCTGTGGCACCGATGCAATTTTGGATG GTGCTGCGTAAAAAGTATCCTCAATTTGGCCAGCTGCACAATGGCGTCTTTATGCAACAG GATGCTGAAGAATGTTGGACCCAGATTTTATATACACTTTCTCAATCTCTTAAATCAACTGATTCTAG TGAAATTCCCCATACCGTAAAGGCTCTCTTTGGCATCGAACTCGTTAGCAG GGTGTATTGTCAAGAAAGTGGTGAAGAAAGTTCAGAGACAGAATCAGTGTATTCACTTAAATGCCACATATCACACGAGGTGAACCATTTGCACGAAGGACTAAAGCAT GGTTTAAAATCAGAATTGGAGAAGGCTTCCCCTTCCTTGGGACGTAGTGCAATTTACTTGAAAGAATCTCGTATCAATGGCCTGCCAAG gtACTTGACCATTCAGTTTGTGCGTTTTTTCTGGAAGAGGGAGTCAAATCAGAAGGCCAAAATTTTGCGG AAAGTGGATTATCCTCTGGAGTTGGATGTTTACGATCTGTGTTCAGATGATCTCCGCAAAAAATTAGAAGCTCCTCGCAAG GTTTTGAGGGATGAGGAAGGTAAAAAACTTGGTTTGAAAGCTAGCAAGGATGCCGCTGGTTCTAAAGGCGATTTCAAGATGTCTGATGCAGAG GGATCATCAAATGGAAGTGGTGAACCATCTATAACCGCATCCCAAGAAG ATAGTGAAACACATTTGACTGGAATTTATGATTTGGTTGCTGTGTTGACTCACAAGGGTAGGAGTGCTGATTCAGGGCATTATGTTGCCTGGGTCAAGCAAGAAAGTG GGAAATGGATTGAGTATGATGATGACAGTCCAATTGCACAGCGGGAGGAAGACATCACTAAACTGTCTGGAGGAG GTGATTGGCACATGGCCTATATTTGCATGTACAAGGCCAGAGTCGTCCccatgtaa
- the LOC121247208 gene encoding ubiquitin carboxyl-terminal hydrolase 6-like isoform X1, with protein MITVSVKWQKELFKDVEIDTTQPPYVFKCQLYDLTGVPPERQKIMVKGGLLKDDADWSTLGVKEGQKLMMMGTADEIIKAPEKGPVFVEDLPEEEQVVAMGHSAGLFNLGNTCYMNSTVQCLHSVPELKSALVKYSHSGRSNDVDQSSHMLTIATRDLFNELDKSVKPVAPMQFWMVLRKKYPQFGQLHNGVFMQQDAEECWTQILYTLSQSLKSTDSSEIPHTVKALFGIELVSRVYCQESGEESSETESVYSLKCHISHEVNHLHEGLKHGLKSELEKASPSLGRSAIYLKESRINGLPRYLTIQFVRFFWKRESNQKAKILRKVDYPLELDVYDLCSDDLRKKLEAPRKVLRDEEGKKLGLKASKDAAGSKGDFKMSDAEGSSNGSGEPSITASQEGGPSDSETHLTGIYDLVAVLTHKGRSADSGHYVAWVKQESGKWIEYDDDSPIAQREEDITKLSGGGDWHMAYICMYKARVVPM; from the exons ATGATTACAG TGAGTGTAAAGTGGCAAAAGGAGCTGTTTAAAGATGTGGAAATCGATACTACACAGCCTCCTTATGTCTTCAAGTGTCAGCTCTATGATCTAACTGGGGTTCCTCCCGAAAGGCAGAAGATTATGGTTAAGGGTGGTTTACTCAAA GATGATGCAGATTGGTCGACATTAGGAGTAAAAGAG GGTCAAAAATTAATGATGATGGGAACTGCAGATGAGATTATTAAAGCTCCAGAGAAGGGACCTGTTTTTGTTGAAGATCTTCCAGAAGAAGAGCAAGTGGTTGCCATG GGTCATAGTGCCGGTCTATTTAATCTCGGAAACACCTGTTACATGAACTCCACGGTACAATGTCTCCATTCTGTTCCAGAGTTAAAGTCAGCTTTGGTCAA GTATTCACACTCTGGAAGAAGCAATGATGTGGATCAGTCTTCTCACATGTTGACTATAGCAACACGCGATTTATTTAATGAGCTTGATAAAAGTGTCAAGCCTGTGGCACCGATGCAATTTTGGATG GTGCTGCGTAAAAAGTATCCTCAATTTGGCCAGCTGCACAATGGCGTCTTTATGCAACAG GATGCTGAAGAATGTTGGACCCAGATTTTATATACACTTTCTCAATCTCTTAAATCAACTGATTCTAG TGAAATTCCCCATACCGTAAAGGCTCTCTTTGGCATCGAACTCGTTAGCAG GGTGTATTGTCAAGAAAGTGGTGAAGAAAGTTCAGAGACAGAATCAGTGTATTCACTTAAATGCCACATATCACACGAGGTGAACCATTTGCACGAAGGACTAAAGCAT GGTTTAAAATCAGAATTGGAGAAGGCTTCCCCTTCCTTGGGACGTAGTGCAATTTACTTGAAAGAATCTCGTATCAATGGCCTGCCAAG gtACTTGACCATTCAGTTTGTGCGTTTTTTCTGGAAGAGGGAGTCAAATCAGAAGGCCAAAATTTTGCGG AAAGTGGATTATCCTCTGGAGTTGGATGTTTACGATCTGTGTTCAGATGATCTCCGCAAAAAATTAGAAGCTCCTCGCAAG GTTTTGAGGGATGAGGAAGGTAAAAAACTTGGTTTGAAAGCTAGCAAGGATGCCGCTGGTTCTAAAGGCGATTTCAAGATGTCTGATGCAGAG GGATCATCAAATGGAAGTGGTGAACCATCTATAACCGCATCCCAAGAAG GGGGTCCATCAGATAGTGAAACACATTTGACTGGAATTTATGATTTGGTTGCTGTGTTGACTCACAAGGGTAGGAGTGCTGATTCAGGGCATTATGTTGCCTGGGTCAAGCAAGAAAGTG GGAAATGGATTGAGTATGATGATGACAGTCCAATTGCACAGCGGGAGGAAGACATCACTAAACTGTCTGGAGGAG GTGATTGGCACATGGCCTATATTTGCATGTACAAGGCCAGAGTCGTCCccatgtaa